In the Corynebacterium kroppenstedtii genome, one interval contains:
- a CDS encoding DUF6542 domain-containing protein, with the protein MSEYRTPAASPRTSSGRSNSNDNRFWGLLWWAPLAIIAASMATGMLISSAGEGALGRWYFIFFVASSLITTLLVTVQGLLITVCAQPILFTVLTPICSLLAGKLSGHSEGIAVFSKTSLLANFFPVVQHFFVLLWTVVISSIIAVLRFWLYRRQTARVTARRQSASSRASRNGQQKQRSSASRAHRPHEYRSDSTSTSTDSAHNDPRRSPSAPRRHQPRSYEANRSSRVSSRYEERYEDSAASRRQHDGTSRNTHQGDRERYRDHSSTYSTPQSPTYPSKKFTPRTYRPDDGTSSLPPRTTRPRHSRRD; encoded by the coding sequence GTGTCAGAATATCGAACTCCTGCTGCCTCCCCGAGAACCTCTTCGGGGCGCTCCAACAGCAACGACAATCGGTTCTGGGGACTGCTCTGGTGGGCTCCCCTAGCGATCATCGCTGCCTCCATGGCGACCGGCATGCTCATCAGTTCGGCCGGTGAAGGAGCCCTTGGCCGGTGGTACTTCATCTTCTTCGTGGCATCGTCGCTCATCACGACCCTGCTCGTCACGGTACAAGGGCTGCTCATTACCGTCTGTGCGCAGCCCATCCTTTTCACAGTTCTCACGCCCATCTGCTCTCTCCTAGCTGGAAAGCTGAGCGGACATTCCGAGGGCATAGCGGTGTTTTCCAAAACCTCACTATTGGCGAACTTCTTCCCGGTTGTCCAACACTTCTTCGTTCTCCTTTGGACGGTCGTGATCAGCTCCATTATTGCGGTCTTACGATTCTGGTTGTATCGACGGCAAACCGCACGCGTCACTGCACGACGTCAATCTGCCTCATCGCGGGCATCCCGGAATGGGCAACAGAAACAACGATCTTCTGCATCGCGTGCCCACCGACCGCACGAGTATCGCTCGGACTCGACGAGCACGTCGACAGATTCAGCACACAACGATCCCCGACGGTCTCCCTCAGCGCCGCGACGTCACCAGCCACGTTCATATGAAGCGAACCGCTCCTCGCGAGTAAGTAGCCGATACGAGGAGCGATATGAGGACTCCGCTGCATCGCGTCGGCAGCATGACGGCACTTCACGGAATACACACCAAGGAGATCGGGAGCGGTACCGGGACCATTCATCCACGTACTCGACGCCACAATCTCCCACGTATCCGTCGAAAAAATTCACGCCACGGACTTACCGTCCTGACGACGGAACGTCCTCCCTTCCGCCACGAACTACACGACCACGGCACTCACGTCGGGACTGA